In one window of Poriferisphaera corsica DNA:
- a CDS encoding 2-oxoglutarate dehydrogenase E1 component: MAGQPNWPNGTNLAYVEHLYELYLNDPHAVDEGWRKQFEQWQGGPRLQVNERLGPRFKARSLFNPVPTNGNGNGHAVIANGNGAMPPGSVPVPSGHVSISDMSSLQHRLDQLIRNYRVRGHIVANIDPLGIVNESPTELEPRYYGFTPEDMNCPVFTTNVPGETLSEVISNLEETYCRNIGVQFMHIDNLQVREWLQRKMESTRNRTKLTRKEQIRILTRLTDAVIFEEFIQRKFIGAKSFSLEGAESVIPLLDLALETAGDQGVREIVIGMAHRGRLNVLANIMGKSPQKIFREFEDVDPRRYWGGGDVKYHLGYSSDWRTRHGHNLHLSLCFNPSHLEYVNTVAMGRMRAKQDKSGLGTRGEKGMVMLIHGDAAFAGEGIIQETLNLSNLPGYTVGGTLHIVVNNQIGFTTGAKQARSCRYATDVAKMLQIPIFHVNGEEPEAVAQVVRLAMEFRMEFKRDVVIDMYCYRKRGHNESDEPSYTQPYMYSKIAKRKPVRENYLDHLLKLGGVTRGDADRIALRRTELLEKDLTAARSDHFVHDKMWVLEGKWSGYYGGSEHDADEVMTGIEKETLCKYLTRMTQTPDTFKLHPKLKRFMNNRLEMAEGKRPLDWSAGESLAYAALAVAGHRIRISGQDAQRGTFSHRHAVLSDYSDGHEYNVLQHVAEEQATVEVYNSPLSESGVLGFDYGYSLETPNSLVIWEAQFGDFANVAQVIIDQFIASAEDKWRRLSGLVMLLPHGFEGQGPEHSSARLERFLALAAQDNFQVVQPSTPAQVFHLLRRQMVRRWRKPLVVMTPKSLLRNPKCVSDLDDLTTGTFKRVIRDEKADTKKVTRVLLCSGRVYYDLIERREQLGRDDIAIARIEQFYPFPDDELRMLLMRHSDDVPVIWVQDEPENMGAWPFLRMKFGDRIYDRQRFLASTRAASASPATGSRAAHLLEQDELISEAFCKGLH; this comes from the coding sequence ATGGCTGGGCAACCTAACTGGCCGAACGGAACGAACCTTGCCTACGTTGAGCACCTCTACGAGTTGTATCTGAACGACCCTCATGCTGTTGATGAGGGGTGGCGGAAACAGTTTGAGCAATGGCAGGGGGGGCCGCGACTACAGGTGAATGAGCGTCTGGGCCCTCGCTTTAAGGCGAGGAGTTTGTTTAATCCGGTGCCAACGAATGGTAATGGAAACGGTCATGCTGTCATTGCAAATGGCAATGGTGCGATGCCGCCTGGCTCAGTGCCGGTGCCGAGTGGACATGTCTCCATCAGCGATATGTCGTCGTTGCAGCACAGACTTGATCAACTCATCAGAAACTATCGCGTGCGTGGTCATATTGTTGCCAATATTGATCCGCTTGGGATTGTGAACGAATCGCCGACGGAGTTGGAGCCACGATATTATGGATTTACGCCTGAGGACATGAACTGTCCGGTGTTCACGACGAACGTACCAGGTGAGACATTGAGCGAAGTGATCTCCAACCTTGAAGAGACTTACTGTCGAAATATTGGTGTGCAGTTTATGCACATTGATAATCTGCAGGTTCGTGAATGGCTGCAACGAAAGATGGAGTCAACGCGGAACAGGACAAAGCTCACGCGTAAAGAGCAGATTCGTATTCTGACTCGCTTAACCGATGCGGTTATTTTCGAAGAATTTATTCAACGTAAATTCATCGGAGCGAAAAGCTTTAGTCTTGAAGGCGCGGAAAGTGTTATCCCGCTGCTTGACTTGGCGCTTGAGACTGCAGGCGATCAAGGTGTGCGTGAGATTGTCATTGGCATGGCACACCGCGGTCGATTGAATGTGCTTGCGAATATCATGGGTAAAAGCCCACAAAAAATCTTCCGTGAGTTTGAAGATGTCGATCCGCGGCGATATTGGGGCGGCGGGGATGTGAAGTATCATTTGGGTTATTCCAGCGATTGGCGGACAAGGCATGGCCACAATTTGCACCTTTCGCTTTGCTTTAATCCAAGTCACCTCGAATATGTCAACACGGTGGCAATGGGCCGTATGCGAGCGAAGCAGGATAAGAGCGGTTTAGGTACACGCGGTGAAAAGGGCATGGTGATGCTCATTCACGGGGATGCTGCTTTTGCCGGCGAAGGGATCATCCAAGAAACATTGAACTTATCTAACCTGCCCGGTTACACGGTTGGCGGTACGCTACATATCGTGGTCAATAACCAGATCGGTTTCACGACTGGTGCAAAGCAGGCTAGAAGCTGTCGTTACGCGACTGACGTCGCAAAGATGCTGCAAATTCCGATTTTCCATGTAAACGGTGAAGAACCTGAAGCGGTCGCACAGGTTGTGCGATTAGCAATGGAATTCCGCATGGAATTCAAGCGTGATGTTGTGATCGACATGTATTGTTACCGCAAGCGTGGACACAACGAAAGTGATGAACCGTCATACACACAGCCATACATGTACAGCAAGATTGCCAAACGTAAACCGGTGCGCGAGAACTATCTCGATCATCTGTTGAAGCTTGGTGGTGTGACTCGCGGTGATGCTGACCGAATTGCCCTGCGAAGAACAGAGCTCCTTGAGAAGGACCTGACTGCTGCACGCAGTGATCATTTTGTGCACGATAAAATGTGGGTTCTTGAAGGTAAGTGGTCGGGCTATTATGGCGGATCTGAACATGACGCTGATGAAGTCATGACGGGGATTGAAAAAGAAACACTCTGCAAATACCTGACACGCATGACGCAGACGCCTGATACTTTCAAGCTACATCCGAAACTGAAGCGGTTTATGAATAATCGTTTGGAGATGGCAGAAGGTAAACGCCCATTAGATTGGTCAGCCGGCGAGTCGCTTGCTTATGCCGCACTGGCGGTTGCGGGTCATCGGATCAGAATTTCAGGCCAAGATGCGCAACGAGGTACGTTTAGCCATAGGCATGCGGTGTTAAGTGACTACAGTGATGGTCATGAATATAACGTGTTGCAGCATGTTGCGGAAGAGCAAGCAACCGTGGAAGTTTACAATAGCCCGTTGTCGGAATCAGGTGTGCTGGGTTTTGATTATGGCTACAGTTTGGAAACACCTAATTCATTAGTGATTTGGGAAGCCCAGTTCGGCGATTTTGCGAATGTCGCACAGGTGATTATCGACCAGTTTATTGCCAGTGCAGAAGATAAATGGCGCAGGTTGAGCGGTTTGGTGATGTTATTGCCGCACGGTTTTGAAGGGCAGGGGCCCGAACACTCATCAGCAAGATTGGAAAGATTCTTGGCGCTTGCCGCGCAAGATAACTTCCAAGTTGTTCAGCCCAGCACCCCAGCTCAGGTGTTCCACCTGCTGAGGAGGCAGATGGTGAGAAGGTGGCGAAAGCCTTTAGTCGTCATGACACCAAAAAGCTTGCTACGTAATCCCAAATGCGTCTCGGATCTAGATGATCTGACCACAGGTACTTTTAAACGTGTGATCCGTGATGAGAAAGCGGATACGAAGAAGGTGACACGTGTGTTGCTTTGTTCTGGTCGCGTTTATTATGACCTGATTGAACGTAGAGAACAGTTGGGTCGTGATGATATTGCGATTGCAAGGATTGAACAGTTTTATCCATTCCCCGATGATGAATTGCGAATGTTGTTGATGCGGCACTCAGATGATGTACCCGTTATCTGGGTACAGGATGAGCCAGAAAATATGGGCGCATGGCCGTTTTTAAGGATGAAGTTCGGCGATCGGATTTATGATCGTCAGCGATTCCTTGCGTCAACACGAGCTGCATCGGCAAGCCCTGCAACGGGTTCACGCGCAGCTCATCTGCTCGAACAAGATGAATTGATTAGTGAAGCGTTCTGTAAAGGGCTGCACTAA
- a CDS encoding sulfite exporter TauE/SafE family protein, giving the protein MIDQLFQPTSLIAIALIGSLAGILGGLLGVGGSVIIIPSLYFVLGSEQQLFQAAAMIVNVFIAIPAAYKHYKKHGMVPRYIAWMLPASITFIVIGVSISNLFTGQAGNILLGRILAAFLAYVLAINIKRLLTPRKIPHPDDPETPDPTKHILKTRAISVGSLHGFTAGLMGIGGGAVTVPMQQIMLKLPLKNCIANSSALIIISSIVGAAYKNLSLPSLGYKIQDSITIAAVLIPTAFIASRMGAQLTHILPTKVIRILFMILITIAAIKLANLPSPF; this is encoded by the coding sequence ATGATTGACCAGCTCTTCCAACCCACCTCTCTCATCGCAATCGCACTCATAGGCTCCCTTGCTGGAATTTTAGGCGGACTTCTCGGTGTCGGCGGCTCAGTGATCATCATCCCAAGTCTCTATTTCGTACTTGGCTCGGAACAGCAACTTTTCCAGGCCGCTGCCATGATTGTTAACGTTTTTATCGCCATCCCCGCCGCTTATAAACACTACAAGAAGCATGGCATGGTTCCGCGGTACATCGCTTGGATGCTCCCAGCATCAATTACCTTCATCGTCATCGGCGTCAGCATTTCCAACCTTTTTACAGGACAAGCTGGGAATATCCTCCTAGGCCGCATACTCGCTGCATTCCTTGCCTACGTCCTCGCAATAAACATCAAAAGACTTTTGACTCCCCGCAAAATCCCGCATCCAGACGACCCAGAGACGCCTGACCCCACCAAGCATATCCTCAAAACACGAGCCATTTCTGTTGGCTCGCTGCACGGCTTCACGGCCGGTCTCATGGGTATCGGCGGCGGAGCCGTCACAGTCCCGATGCAACAAATCATGCTCAAACTCCCACTTAAAAACTGCATCGCCAACTCATCTGCACTCATCATTATCTCTTCAATCGTCGGCGCTGCTTACAAAAACCTTTCGCTTCCATCACTTGGCTACAAAATTCAAGATTCCATCACCATTGCCGCGGTACTAATCCCAACAGCCTTTATTGCCTCCCGAATGGGCGCTCAACTCACACACATCCTTCCGACAAAAGTCATACGTATCCTTTTTATGATTCTCATCACAATTGCTGCGATTAAACTCGCGAATCTCCCTTCCCCCTTCTAA
- a CDS encoding M48 family metalloprotease: MTAFWNNTKTAILLGAMFALILGIGAILGQGSAGGLIIAFIIALIMNVGAFFFSDKIAIASMRGKPADPTQDADLITMVERLAKNAGLPKTPDIYVCPQQAPNAFATGRSPAKAAVAVTQGARQLLTFDELEGVMAHELAHVKNRDTLTSTIAATIAGAISFLSWMIIWDRDIHPLVKIGLWLLAPIAAGIIQMAISRSREFVADHDGALIAGSPHGLISALRKLEATAKRIPLENETPAQNHMFIIQPLSPSKALASLFSTHPSTDDRIAKLSQMA, from the coding sequence ATGACTGCCTTTTGGAACAACACGAAAACCGCCATCCTCCTAGGAGCTATGTTTGCCCTCATTTTGGGGATTGGTGCCATCCTAGGCCAAGGCTCTGCCGGTGGGTTGATTATCGCCTTTATTATCGCACTGATCATGAACGTGGGAGCCTTCTTTTTCTCCGATAAGATCGCTATCGCTTCCATGCGAGGCAAGCCCGCTGATCCAACCCAAGATGCCGACTTGATCACGATGGTCGAGCGACTCGCAAAAAATGCCGGGCTCCCCAAAACCCCTGATATATACGTCTGCCCGCAACAAGCACCCAATGCTTTCGCCACCGGACGTTCACCCGCTAAAGCTGCAGTTGCCGTCACCCAAGGCGCTCGCCAACTGCTCACTTTCGACGAGCTCGAAGGCGTCATGGCTCACGAACTCGCACACGTCAAAAACCGAGACACATTGACTTCCACCATCGCAGCCACCATCGCAGGTGCCATCTCCTTTCTTTCTTGGATGATTATCTGGGATCGTGATATACACCCACTCGTAAAGATCGGACTATGGCTCCTCGCCCCCATTGCTGCTGGAATCATCCAGATGGCCATCTCACGCTCTCGCGAGTTCGTTGCCGATCATGACGGCGCCCTCATCGCAGGCTCCCCACACGGCCTCATCTCCGCATTACGCAAGCTTGAAGCCACCGCCAAACGAATCCCTCTCGAAAACGAAACCCCAGCTCAAAACCACATGTTCATCATCCAACCGCTTTCACCCTCCAAAGCACTCGCATCACTTTTCTCTACACACCCCTCGACTGATGACCGCATTGCCAAACTCTCTCAGATGGCATAA